One part of the Macrobrachium rosenbergii isolate ZJJX-2024 chromosome 3, ASM4041242v1, whole genome shotgun sequence genome encodes these proteins:
- the LOC136852553 gene encoding LOW QUALITY PROTEIN: major facilitator superfamily domain-containing protein 6-like (The sequence of the model RefSeq protein was modified relative to this genomic sequence to represent the inferred CDS: deleted 1 base in 1 codon) — MGEKPEHQVTAPDGQPTGWWSWLKREFRIDKKLIPIKAVTFFFNGGVVAFLPYLVLHMQQLGITVEEIATMYAVLPLASLIGPPITGLVADKFGRYGFMFNINIILTGLFHTLLLHVPPVPKNNLSLQCGSHGHSLTWASCDGCYKVRNNTNSLVQLKNCFFTCPDQQEEVSMCYSKKLSGVSHCVNYNLTDEIIVNGTLRSWAKKTCSHTWSELVYNNTAYDLFTCQSQCPVICDIAGVQQCHELLKIGSNRTFWVYFGLRLLATFFLASAFTMLDATTLAEIKRHKGEFGKQRVLTMLGFSIIPLIAAIIIDNRTGPTGEADYMPAFYLGDAMLAISVILIARLDLEVELPQDSLTKGLKQIITRPEIDIFLLLILILGSNFGFIESYLFVFLKELNAPNYLLGLTMTVGCLTSVPYLFWADPIVSWMGRHNVFLISFIAYAVRMFGYSYIKNPWLCFPFEALEVFTYQLMWVAAATYCPILAPKGLLATMTGVAGAVHYSFGKGLGALLGGYLIAAINTSNAFKVYGVIALSGGVFYFSAYHCYLQKFIATKARTFPEKELEVTKVGEGVEEGDSMIDYDMKIRIDIANGICRRPSTFSWKEELHKGEETPQHQEET, encoded by the exons GCGTGGTGGCCTTTTTGCCATACTTGGTGCTCCACATGCAGCAGCTGGGCATCACAGTGGAGGAAATCGCCACCATGTATGCTGTTCTTCCACTCGCTTCTCTCATTGGACCTCCTATAACTG GACTTGTGGCCGACAAATTTGGAAGGTATGGTTTTATGTTCAACATCAACATCATTTTGACGGGATTGTTCCATACCCTTCTCCTTCACGTGCCTCCGGTGCCCAAAAATAATTTGAGCTTACAGTGTGGCTCCCATGGGCACAGTCTTACTTGGGCATCATGTGACGGTTGTTATAAAGTGAGAAACAACACCAACAGCCTTGTTCAGCTGAAG AACTGTTTCTTCACTTGTCCAGACCAGCAGGAAGAAGTGAGCATGTGCTATTCGAAAAAACTCAGTGGCGTTTCGCATTGCGTAAATTATAATCTCACTGATGAA ATCATCGTCAACGGAACCCTGAGATCCTGGGCGAAGAAAACCTGCTCGCACACCTGGTCTGAGCTGGTCTATAACAACACTGCTTACGATTTGTTCACCTGTCAGTCGCAGTGCCCTGTCATCTGTGATATTGCAG gtgTTCAACAGTGTCACGAACTTTTGAAGATCGGTTCAAATCGCACTTTCTGGGTCTACTTCGGTCTGCGACTCCTAGCAACTTTCTTCCTGGCTTCTGCATTCACCATGTTG GATGCCACCACTTTAGCTGAAATCAAGAGGCATAAGGGTGAATTTGGCAAACAGAGAGTCCTGACTATGCTAGGGTTCTCCATTATCCCTTTGATTGCAGCCATAATCATTGACAACAGGACTGGTCCCACAG GTGAAGCTGACTACATGCCAGCCTTTTATCTGGGCGATGCTATGTTGGCGATTAGCGTTATCCTGATTGCCAGATTGGACCTTGAG GTTGAGCTGCCGCAGGACAGCCTAACGAAAGGCTTGAAGCAAATCATCACCCGTCCAGAAATTGATATTTTCCTGCTGCTCATTCTCATCTTGGGGTCCAACTTCGGATTCATTGAGAGTTACCTTTTCGTCTTCTTGAAAGAGCTGAACGCTCCTAATTATCTTCTGG GCCTAACTATGACTGTTGGATGCCTGACCAGCGTTCCCTAT CTCTTCTGGGCTGATCCAATCGTGTCTTGGATGGGGAGACACAACGtctttctcatttccttcatTGCCTATGCCGTGCGGATGTTTGGCTACTCATACATCAA AAACCCCTGGTTGTGTTTCCCATTTGAAGCTCTTGAAGTTTTTACTTATCAGCTAATGTGGGTGGCCGCTGCAACCTACTGCCCCATTTTGGCACCAAAAGGTCTGCTTGCTACCATGACTGGGGTCGCTGGTGCTGTTCACTATAGCTTTG GTAAAGGACTGGGGGCTCTCCTTGGAGGATACCTCATAGCAGCCATCAACACGTCCAATGCTTTCAAAGTCTATGGCGTCATCGCCCTGTCCGGGGGCGTCTTCTACTTCTCTGCCTATCACTGTTACTTGCAAAAATTCATCGCTACCAAAG CACGAACGTTTCCAGAGAAGGAACTGGAGGTGACCAAGGTCGGCGAAGGAGTGGAAGAAGGAGACTCCATGATAGACTACGACATGAAGATCCGGATAGACATCGCCAACGGCATCTGCCGCAGACCCTCCACCTTCAGCTGGAAGGAGGAGCTGCACAAGGGCGAGGAAACGCCTCAGCACCAGGAGGAAACCTGA